One genomic segment of Nocardia spumae includes these proteins:
- the secY gene encoding preprotein translocase subunit SecY, whose product MLSAFVSAFRTPDLRRKILFTLGLIALYRVGASLPSPGVDYKAIRHCIDVVSGGDNAGIYQLINLFSGGALLQLSVFAIGIMPYITASIIIQLLTVVIPRFEELRKEGQSGQNKMTQYTRYLSIALAVLQATGLVALAARGQLLRGCPQDILADTSVFGMIIIVLVMTAGAALVMWFGEQITERGIGNGMSLLIFAGIAARIPTEGKQILDSKGGLIFGLVCFAAFVVIVGVIFVEQGQRRIPVQYAKRVVGRKMYGGSSTYLPLKVNQAGVIPVIFASSLLYLPNLVAQLTQSSNSDSWWQKIIQKYLVNPGNPVYVVIYFALIVFFTYFYVAITFNPEERADEMKKFGGFIPGYRPGKPTADYLNYVLSRITLPGSIYLGAVAVLPNLLLHIGGGGGGSNFLPFGGTSVLIVVSVGLDTVKQIESQLMNRNYEGFLK is encoded by the coding sequence GTGCTTTCCGCCTTCGTGTCGGCTTTCCGGACCCCGGACTTACGGCGGAAGATTCTCTTCACGCTGGGCCTGATCGCGTTGTACCGCGTCGGTGCCTCGCTGCCGTCGCCCGGTGTCGACTACAAGGCGATCCGCCATTGCATCGACGTCGTCTCCGGCGGTGACAATGCCGGCATCTACCAGCTCATCAACCTGTTCTCGGGTGGTGCGCTGCTGCAGCTGTCGGTGTTCGCGATCGGGATCATGCCCTACATCACCGCGAGCATCATCATCCAGTTGCTGACGGTGGTCATCCCGCGGTTCGAGGAACTGCGAAAAGAGGGCCAATCCGGTCAGAACAAGATGACGCAGTACACGCGTTATCTGTCGATCGCGCTGGCGGTGCTGCAGGCCACCGGTCTGGTGGCGCTGGCCGCGCGTGGCCAGCTGCTGCGCGGCTGCCCACAGGACATCCTGGCCGACACCAGTGTCTTCGGCATGATCATCATCGTGCTGGTGATGACCGCCGGTGCGGCGCTGGTGATGTGGTTCGGTGAGCAGATCACCGAGCGCGGTATCGGCAACGGTATGTCGCTGCTGATCTTCGCCGGTATCGCGGCGCGCATCCCGACCGAGGGCAAGCAGATCCTCGACAGCAAGGGCGGCCTGATCTTCGGGCTGGTGTGTTTCGCCGCCTTCGTGGTGATCGTCGGCGTGATCTTCGTCGAACAGGGCCAGCGCCGAATACCCGTCCAGTACGCCAAGCGCGTCGTCGGACGCAAGATGTACGGCGGGTCGTCGACCTATCTACCGCTGAAGGTCAATCAGGCGGGTGTCATCCCGGTGATCTTCGCGTCGTCGCTGTTGTATCTGCCGAACCTGGTCGCCCAGTTGACCCAGTCGTCGAACTCCGACAGCTGGTGGCAGAAGATCATCCAGAAGTATCTCGTCAACCCGGGCAACCCGGTGTATGTGGTGATCTACTTCGCGTTGATCGTGTTCTTCACCTATTTCTACGTCGCGATCACCTTCAATCCGGAGGAACGCGCGGACGAGATGAAGAAGTTCGGTGGGTTCATTCCCGGTTACCGTCCGGGCAAGCCGACCGCCGACTATCTGAACTATGTACTGAGCCGAATCACCCTCCCCGGTTCGATCTATCTCGGTGCTGTTGCCGTACTGCCCAACCTGCTGCTGCACATCGGCGGCGGCGGTGGTGGTTCGAACTTCCTGCCGTTCGGTGGTACGTCGGTGCTGATCGTCGTGAGCGTCGGCCTCGATACGGTCAAACAGATCGAGAGCCAACTGATGAACAGAAATTACGAAGGGTTCCTCAAGTGA
- the rplO gene encoding 50S ribosomal protein L15, protein MTPIKLHHLRPAPGAKTEKIRVGRGEGSKGKTAGRGTKGTKARKNVPARFEGGQMPIHMRLPKLKGFTNPFRVEYQVVNVGDIARLFPQGGTIGKDELVAAGAVRKNQLVKVLGEGEIGVAVQVSADKFSGSAKEKIAAAGGTATELG, encoded by the coding sequence ATGACCCCCATCAAGCTGCACCACCTGCGGCCCGCCCCGGGCGCCAAGACCGAGAAGATCCGTGTGGGTCGCGGTGAGGGCTCCAAGGGTAAGACCGCCGGTCGCGGTACCAAGGGTACGAAGGCTCGCAAGAACGTGCCGGCCCGTTTCGAGGGCGGCCAGATGCCGATCCACATGCGCCTGCCGAAGCTGAAGGGGTTCACCAACCCGTTCCGCGTCGAGTACCAGGTCGTGAACGTCGGCGATATCGCGCGCCTGTTCCCGCAGGGCGGCACCATCGGCAAGGACGAGTTGGTCGCTGCCGGTGCCGTGCGTAAGAACCAGTTGGTGAAGGTGCTCGGCGAGGGCGAGATCGGCGTGGCCGTTCAGGTCAGCGCCGACAAATTCTCAGGCTCTGCCAAGGAGAAGATCGCCGCCGCCGGTGGCACCGCTACCGAGCTGGGCTGA
- the rpmD gene encoding 50S ribosomal protein L30, which yields MAQLKVTQIKSTIGAKKNQRESLRTLGLRGIRQTVVREDNAQNRGLINVVRHLVSVEEETA from the coding sequence ATGGCACAGCTCAAGGTGACCCAGATCAAGTCCACGATCGGCGCCAAGAAGAATCAGCGGGAGTCGCTTCGCACCCTCGGCCTGCGCGGTATCCGCCAGACCGTGGTCCGCGAGGACAACGCCCAGAACCGCGGGCTGATCAACGTCGTGCGCCACCTCGTTTCCGTTGAGGAGGAAACCGCATGA
- the rpsE gene encoding 30S ribosomal protein S5 produces MPGRQRRDGGSGPAGQGGNERDQRGGGRDRRGGDRRDNAAEKNQLERVVAINRVSKVVKGGRRFSFTALVIVGDGNGLVGVGYGKAKEVPAAIQKGVEEARKGFFRVPMIGSTITHPVQGEAAAGVVMLRPASPGTGVIAGGAARAVLECAGIHDILAKSLGSDNAINVVHATVAALKMLQRPEEVAARRGLPIEDVAPAGMLRARAGQGV; encoded by the coding sequence ATGCCGGGACGTCAGCGGCGTGACGGCGGCAGCGGACCCGCCGGACAGGGTGGCAACGAGCGCGATCAGCGTGGTGGCGGTCGCGACCGTCGCGGCGGTGACCGTCGTGACAATGCCGCCGAGAAGAACCAGCTCGAGCGCGTAGTCGCGATCAACCGTGTGTCCAAGGTCGTGAAGGGTGGTCGTCGCTTCAGCTTCACCGCCCTCGTGATCGTGGGTGACGGCAACGGCCTGGTCGGTGTCGGATACGGCAAGGCCAAGGAAGTTCCCGCGGCCATCCAGAAGGGTGTCGAGGAGGCTCGCAAGGGCTTCTTCCGCGTTCCCATGATCGGCAGCACCATCACGCACCCGGTGCAGGGTGAGGCTGCCGCCGGTGTCGTCATGCTGCGTCCGGCCTCGCCCGGTACCGGTGTGATCGCCGGTGGTGCGGCGCGTGCCGTGCTGGAGTGCGCGGGCATCCACGACATCCTGGCCAAGTCGCTCGGTAGCGACAACGCCATCAACGTCGTGCACGCCACCGTCGCGGCCCTGAAGATGCTGCAGCGTCCGGAAGAGGTGGCCGCTCGCCGCGGTCTGCCGATCGAGGACGTTGCCCCGGCGGGCATGCTGCGTGCACGTGCCGGACAGGGAGTCTGA
- the rplR gene encoding 50S ribosomal protein L18, with the protein MAQTEAQKAARKPVGKDASTRRRVSKTRRHFRLRKKVLGTAERPRLIVFRSSRHLHAQLVDDSVGKTVASASSIEADVRALDGDKSAKGAKVGELIAARAKAAGVDTVVFDRGGHDYHGRIAALADAAREGGLKF; encoded by the coding sequence ATGGCACAAACTGAAGCTCAGAAAGCCGCCCGCAAGCCGGTCGGTAAAGATGCGTCGACTCGTCGCCGGGTTTCCAAGACCCGCCGGCACTTCCGTCTGCGCAAGAAGGTCCTCGGCACCGCCGAGCGTCCGCGCCTGATCGTGTTCCGCTCCTCGCGGCACCTGCACGCTCAGCTGGTCGACGACTCCGTCGGCAAGACCGTCGCCTCGGCGTCCTCGATCGAGGCCGACGTGCGCGCGCTCGACGGTGACAAGTCGGCCAAGGGCGCCAAGGTCGGCGAGCTGATCGCGGCTCGCGCCAAGGCCGCCGGTGTCGACACCGTGGTCTTCGATCGCGGTGGCCACGACTATCACGGCCGCATCGCCGCTCTCGCCGATGCTGCTCGCGAAGGTGGGTTGAAGTTCTGA
- the rplF gene encoding 50S ribosomal protein L6: protein MSRIGKKPIPVPAGVEVTIDGQAVSVKGPKGTLSHTVAEPIVVTKAENGELEVARPDDERRNRSLHGLSRTLISNMIVGVTQGYEKKMEIFGVGYRVQQKGSNLEFALGYSHPVPVEAPEGITFQVEAPTKFSVSGIDKQKVGQIAAVIHGLRKPDPYKGKGIRYAGEVVRRKVGKTGK, encoded by the coding sequence ATGTCGCGTATCGGTAAGAAGCCGATCCCGGTTCCCGCCGGCGTCGAGGTGACCATCGACGGCCAGGCCGTATCGGTGAAGGGGCCCAAGGGCACCCTGTCGCACACCGTCGCCGAGCCGATCGTCGTCACGAAGGCCGAGAACGGCGAGCTGGAGGTGGCCCGTCCCGACGACGAGCGCCGCAACCGTTCGCTGCACGGCCTGAGCCGCACGCTGATCAGCAACATGATCGTCGGCGTGACGCAGGGCTACGAGAAGAAGATGGAAATCTTCGGCGTCGGTTACCGCGTGCAGCAGAAGGGCTCGAACCTCGAGTTCGCCCTCGGCTACAGCCACCCGGTTCCGGTCGAGGCTCCCGAGGGCATCACCTTCCAGGTCGAGGCTCCCACCAAGTTCTCGGTGTCCGGCATCGACAAGCAGAAGGTCGGCCAGATCGCCGCGGTGATCCACGGCCTGCGTAAGCCCGACCCGTACAAGGGCAAGGGCATCCGCTACGCCGGCGAGGTCGTTCGCCGCAAGGTCGGAAAGACGGGTAAGTAA
- the rpsH gene encoding 30S ribosomal protein S8: MTMTDPIADFLTRLRNANSAYHDQVKAPHSKLKANIAEILKREGYIADYRTEEAPVGQTLIVDLKYGQSRERSLQGVRRVSKPGLRVYAKSTNLPKVLGGLGVAIISTSKGLLTDRQAKQQGVGGEVLAYVW; the protein is encoded by the coding sequence ATGACCATGACTGATCCGATCGCAGACTTTCTGACCCGTCTGCGCAACGCCAACTCGGCGTACCACGATCAGGTGAAGGCTCCGCACTCGAAGCTCAAGGCGAACATCGCCGAGATTCTCAAGCGCGAGGGCTACATCGCCGACTACCGCACCGAAGAGGCGCCCGTCGGCCAGACCCTGATCGTCGACCTGAAGTACGGCCAGAGCCGGGAGCGCAGCCTGCAGGGTGTGCGCCGCGTCTCGAAGCCGGGTCTGCGGGTGTACGCGAAATCCACCAACCTGCCCAAGGTGCTGGGCGGTCTGGGCGTGGCAATTATCTCCACGTCGAAGGGCCTGCTCACCGACCGTCAGGCCAAGCAGCAGGGTGTGGGCGGGGAAGTCCTCGCCTACGTCTGGTAA
- a CDS encoding YoaK family protein, whose product MSLDQPHRLLVLGYGSLLAAVAGFVNAVAILVLAFPVGNLTATTTKLGMDVADPMLHEGSVLAFIILGFLIGAMIAGAALSPADRHAGARHSAVMSFEAFLLISAFMLTDNTVAVILAAIACGMQNGTTSSLRAMQIRTTHFTGTLTDLGLLIGRSPQYGFDAWKGIVLSATVVTFIGGGVAGTVAGSRIGDAALLIPAGICIAVAVVGLGYDLWRTAYIRANQPTPSPRIGHADTEIGDDLVAVRHHAG is encoded by the coding sequence ATGAGCCTCGATCAACCACATCGCCTACTCGTTCTCGGCTACGGATCGCTACTCGCGGCGGTCGCGGGATTCGTCAACGCGGTCGCCATCCTGGTCCTCGCGTTCCCGGTCGGCAACCTGACCGCGACGACGACGAAACTGGGGATGGATGTCGCCGATCCGATGCTCCACGAGGGCAGCGTTCTCGCGTTCATCATCCTCGGGTTCCTGATCGGGGCCATGATCGCCGGGGCGGCGCTGAGCCCGGCCGACCGACATGCGGGAGCGCGGCACAGCGCGGTCATGTCCTTCGAGGCATTCCTGCTGATCTCGGCGTTCATGCTGACCGACAACACCGTGGCGGTCATTCTGGCGGCCATCGCCTGCGGTATGCAGAACGGAACGACGTCCAGCCTGCGCGCTATGCAGATCCGCACCACACATTTCACTGGCACCCTGACCGACCTGGGCCTGTTGATCGGCCGCTCACCCCAATACGGTTTCGACGCGTGGAAAGGCATCGTCCTGTCGGCCACGGTCGTCACGTTCATCGGCGGCGGCGTCGCGGGTACGGTGGCCGGCAGCCGAATCGGCGATGCGGCACTGCTGATTCCCGCCGGGATATGCATCGCGGTCGCCGTCGTCGGGCTGGGGTACGACCTCTGGCGCACCGCGTACATTCGGGCGAATCAGCCCACACCGTCACCCCGAATCGGCCACGCCGACACCGAGATCGGAGACGACTTGGTAGCCGTGCGTCACCACGCCGGCTGA
- a CDS encoding roadblock/LC7 domain-containing protein: MTARKKLLGDLMGRFSKVSISEPEPNEAVLAELKALRERVPGLIGALVASSDGLLIAHDLPPQIEPTGMAALSASQLALSERLAATAVGGGFHEVVVRGTGGHVVVYAADWTSLTVLAEPEVNVGRLHLESRPAARAIAERLTTPSGKHRADRVQ; this comes from the coding sequence GTGACCGCGCGGAAGAAGCTGCTCGGCGATCTGATGGGAAGGTTCAGCAAGGTGTCGATATCGGAACCCGAGCCGAACGAAGCGGTGCTGGCGGAACTGAAGGCGTTGCGCGAGCGCGTCCCCGGACTGATCGGTGCGCTGGTGGCATCCAGTGACGGGCTGCTCATCGCCCACGACCTGCCGCCCCAGATCGAACCCACCGGAATGGCCGCACTGTCCGCGTCCCAGCTGGCGCTGTCGGAGCGGCTCGCCGCCACCGCGGTCGGCGGCGGATTCCACGAGGTGGTGGTGCGTGGCACCGGTGGTCACGTGGTGGTCTACGCGGCGGACTGGACATCGCTGACCGTGCTGGCGGAACCCGAGGTGAATGTCGGCCGGCTGCACCTGGAATCGCGTCCGGCGGCTCGTGCGATCGCCGAGCGCCTGACGACCCCGAGCGGCAAGCATCGCGCCGACCGGGTTCAGTAA
- a CDS encoding SMI1/KNR4 family protein has protein sequence MTDLDELMRLLGSPSLRRPAGDWAEVESYIGSGLPSDFKAFLDTYGSGVISGELVVFHPQGTSSPLLPRMRTIHETFGELREDDPDDVPYPIHPEPGGLISWGYDYSGDEHFFLPCDPDPERWKIVTMVHEVGTEVFDGPFSGFVLHFVDRLRNPKSEDVVDRAELEFLEPQDVDELIADRAVQPSFESF, from the coding sequence ATGACGGATCTCGACGAACTCATGCGGCTGCTGGGCTCTCCCTCGCTTCGTCGCCCCGCGGGTGATTGGGCCGAGGTCGAGAGCTACATCGGCTCGGGGCTGCCGAGCGACTTCAAGGCGTTTCTCGATACCTACGGCAGCGGTGTGATTTCCGGAGAGCTGGTGGTCTTTCATCCGCAGGGAACCAGCAGTCCGCTGCTCCCGCGCATGCGGACCATCCATGAAACATTCGGCGAGTTGCGCGAAGACGATCCCGACGACGTGCCCTATCCGATCCACCCCGAACCAGGCGGGCTCATTTCCTGGGGTTATGACTACAGCGGCGACGAGCACTTCTTCCTACCTTGCGATCCGGACCCGGAGCGCTGGAAGATCGTGACGATGGTGCACGAAGTCGGCACCGAAGTATTCGACGGCCCATTCAGTGGATTCGTGCTCCACTTCGTCGACCGGCTACGCAATCCGAAATCCGAGGACGTTGTCGACCGGGCCGAGTTGGAATTCCTGGAGCCGCAGGACGTGGACGAGTTGATCGCCGACCGAGCAGTCCAGCCGAGTTTCGAATCCTTCTGA
- a CDS encoding DUF1254 domain-containing protein: MTEAANVTTAGDTREGEPASPPLLRQINGGRWFEQAEAEALRAELFYQRAVHAYTTMLPALNVIGMRDGSEAAFGKGYHVLPIWKDRMDSRTWVPTPNADVIYAMSYLDLARTGPLVVNAPANVIGMFTDFFQRTLTDVGAVGPDRGRGGLFLLLPPNYDGHVPAGYYTFESSTYNVFLFFRTVMGQGDGEPDPSAGVAVAERTRIYPLWEEEKDVPAMEFPNASGLRVNMMYPTDFSFWTKLKEFVDYEPVAAITPELRGVLASIGIVQNRPFAPTDWQRTQLDRAVIDAPKMILASAQLGRADDRHLYYEDRQWEVAWAGATAEWMQQSYLDIDARARFFQYAYSSAPAMNIHTTGAGAKYPYAIRDRDGEFLDGSHTYKLHLPPNPPAGLFWAATAYNVTDGTMPETDELLPSTNGYYDIPKNEDGSIDLWFGPEQPDGVADAAFVKVIPGRHFVGCFRLYGTGVEFYDQSWKPDDFVKTT; the protein is encoded by the coding sequence ATGACCGAGGCGGCGAACGTGACGACGGCCGGCGATACTCGAGAGGGCGAACCTGCGTCGCCGCCGCTGTTGCGGCAGATCAACGGTGGCCGCTGGTTCGAGCAGGCCGAGGCGGAGGCGCTGCGGGCGGAGCTGTTCTACCAGCGCGCGGTGCACGCCTACACCACGATGCTTCCCGCGTTGAACGTGATCGGGATGCGCGACGGGTCGGAGGCCGCGTTCGGGAAGGGGTACCACGTCCTGCCGATCTGGAAGGACCGGATGGACAGTCGCACCTGGGTCCCCACACCCAACGCGGACGTCATTTACGCGATGAGCTACCTCGACCTGGCACGGACCGGACCACTGGTGGTCAACGCGCCGGCGAACGTCATCGGCATGTTCACCGACTTCTTCCAGCGCACTCTCACCGACGTCGGCGCGGTCGGTCCCGACCGCGGCCGCGGTGGGCTGTTTCTGCTGCTCCCGCCGAACTACGACGGGCACGTCCCGGCCGGGTACTACACGTTCGAGTCCTCGACCTACAACGTTTTCCTGTTCTTCCGCACCGTCATGGGACAGGGCGACGGAGAACCCGACCCGTCGGCCGGTGTCGCCGTGGCCGAACGCACCCGTATCTACCCGCTGTGGGAGGAGGAGAAGGACGTGCCGGCGATGGAGTTCCCCAACGCCAGCGGCCTGCGGGTGAACATGATGTACCCGACCGACTTCTCCTTCTGGACCAAGCTCAAGGAGTTCGTCGACTACGAGCCGGTCGCGGCGATCACTCCGGAGTTGCGCGGCGTGCTGGCCTCGATCGGCATCGTCCAGAACCGTCCGTTCGCACCGACCGACTGGCAGCGCACCCAGCTCGACCGCGCCGTCATCGACGCCCCGAAGATGATCCTCGCGAGCGCTCAACTCGGCCGCGCGGACGACCGCCACCTCTATTACGAGGACCGGCAGTGGGAGGTCGCGTGGGCCGGCGCCACCGCGGAGTGGATGCAGCAGTCCTACCTCGACATCGACGCCCGTGCGCGGTTCTTCCAGTACGCCTACTCGTCGGCCCCGGCGATGAATATCCACACCACCGGCGCCGGCGCCAAGTACCCGTACGCGATCCGCGACCGGGACGGTGAGTTCCTCGACGGATCGCACACCTACAAGCTGCACCTGCCGCCCAACCCCCCGGCTGGCTTGTTCTGGGCGGCGACCGCCTACAACGTCACCGACGGCACCATGCCCGAAACCGACGAGCTGTTGCCCTCGACGAACGGCTACTACGACATACCGAAGAACGAGGACGGTTCGATCGACCTGTGGTTCGGGCCGGAGCAGCCCGACGGAGTGGCCGACGCAGCGTTTGTGAAGGTGATCCCTGGCCGCCACTTCGTCGGCTGTTTCCGGCTGTACGGTACTGGCGTCGAGTTCTACGACCAGTCCTGGAAGCCGGATGATTTCGTGAAGACGACCTGA
- a CDS encoding Uma2 family endonuclease, with the protein MTWEELEQLPDEVAGQIELWEGRVVWLRRGPAEHQEFTNLLWSGLRRCAREAMSADPEQCWRAHTETNVFFGSTEKSDFVTPDFLVARCLPNPYQDIRAADVLLVGEVLSPSNSQTDMEDKRARYARGGIPWYWEVTLEREKSAIAMIRIFALERTHGALPAGVHPLYPANYLLTAKWTPKDSAAIDTEFPFLIRIPWSDLEF; encoded by the coding sequence ATGACGTGGGAAGAACTCGAACAATTGCCTGACGAGGTCGCCGGCCAGATCGAGCTGTGGGAAGGTCGTGTCGTCTGGTTGCGGAGGGGCCCGGCCGAGCATCAGGAGTTCACCAATCTCCTGTGGAGTGGACTGCGCCGGTGCGCTCGGGAAGCGATGTCCGCGGACCCGGAGCAGTGCTGGCGAGCCCACACCGAGACGAACGTCTTCTTCGGATCGACGGAGAAATCGGACTTCGTCACACCGGATTTTCTCGTCGCCCGCTGCCTGCCGAACCCCTATCAGGATATCCGTGCCGCAGATGTCCTGCTGGTCGGCGAGGTGCTGTCTCCGTCCAATTCGCAAACCGACATGGAAGACAAGCGGGCCCGCTATGCGCGCGGAGGGATCCCCTGGTACTGGGAGGTCACCCTGGAACGCGAGAAGAGCGCGATAGCCATGATCCGGATATTCGCGCTCGAACGAACCCACGGCGCCCTGCCCGCCGGCGTCCATCCCCTGTATCCGGCCAACTACCTGCTCACGGCCAAATGGACACCGAAGGACTCAGCAGCGATCGACACGGAATTCCCCTTCCTCATTCGCATCCCGTGGTCAGATCTCGAATTCTGA
- a CDS encoding type Z 30S ribosomal protein S14, giving the protein MAKKALVNKAAAKPKFAVRGYTRCQRCGRPRAVYRKFGLCRVCVREMAHRGELPGVHKSSW; this is encoded by the coding sequence ATGGCTAAGAAAGCTCTCGTCAACAAAGCCGCCGCGAAGCCGAAGTTCGCCGTTCGTGGCTACACCCGCTGCCAGCGTTGCGGCCGCCCCCGCGCGGTCTACCGCAAGTTCGGCCTGTGCCGCGTCTGCGTCCGTGAAATGGCGCACCGCGGTGAGCTGCCGGGCGTGCACAAGAGCTCCTGGTGA
- the rplE gene encoding 50S ribosomal protein L5 — MTTAENTEKIAPRLKLRYRAEIKDALNSEFDYANVMQIPGVVKVVVNMGVGDAARDAKLINGAVNDLALITGQKPEIRKARKSIAQFKLREGMPIGARVTLRGDRMWEFLDRLVSIALPRIRDFRGLSPKQFDGNGNYTFGLSEQSMFHEIDVDSIDRPRGMDITVVTTATNDEEGRALLKHLGFPFKEN, encoded by the coding sequence ATGACCACCGCAGAGAACACAGAGAAGATCGCTCCGCGTCTGAAGCTGCGCTACCGCGCGGAGATCAAGGACGCGCTGAACAGCGAGTTCGACTACGCCAACGTGATGCAGATCCCGGGCGTGGTGAAGGTCGTCGTCAACATGGGTGTCGGTGACGCCGCCCGCGACGCCAAGCTGATCAACGGCGCCGTCAACGACCTGGCCCTGATCACCGGTCAGAAGCCGGAGATCCGTAAGGCCCGTAAGTCCATCGCGCAGTTCAAGCTGCGCGAGGGCATGCCGATCGGTGCGCGCGTCACCCTGCGTGGCGACCGCATGTGGGAGTTCCTGGACCGCCTGGTGTCCATCGCGCTGCCCCGTATCCGCGACTTCCGCGGCCTGTCGCCGAAGCAGTTCGACGGCAACGGCAACTACACGTTCGGCCTGAGCGAGCAGTCGATGTTCCACGAGATCGACGTGGACTCCATCGACCGTCCGCGCGGTATGGACATCACGGTCGTCACCACCGCGACCAACGATGAGGAGGGCCGCGCCCTGCTCAAGCACCTCGGCTTCCCGTTCAAGGAGAACTGA
- the rplX gene encoding 50S ribosomal protein L24: MKVHKGDTVIVVSGKDKGAKGKVIQAYPQQNRVLVEGVNRIKKHVANSANQRGASSGGIVTQEAPIHVSNVMVVDSDGKPTRVGYRTDENGKRVRISRRNGKDI; the protein is encoded by the coding sequence ATGAAGGTGCACAAGGGCGACACCGTGATCGTCGTCTCGGGTAAGGACAAGGGCGCCAAGGGCAAGGTCATCCAGGCCTACCCGCAGCAGAACCGGGTCCTGGTCGAGGGCGTGAACCGGATCAAGAAGCACGTCGCGAACTCCGCGAACCAGCGCGGCGCCAGCTCCGGCGGCATCGTGACCCAGGAGGCGCCCATCCACGTGTCCAACGTGATGGTTGTCGACTCCGACGGCAAGCCGACCCGGGTGGGTTACCGCACCGACGAGAACGGCAAGCGGGTGCGCATCTCCCGTCGCAACGGGAAGGACATCTGA
- the rplN gene encoding 50S ribosomal protein L14: MIQQESRLRVADNTGAKEILCIRVLGGSSRRYAGIGDVIVATVKDAIPGGNVKKGDVVKAVVVRTVKERRRADGSYIKFDENAAVLIKADNDPRGTRIFGPVGRELRDKRFMKIVSLAPEVL, encoded by the coding sequence GTGATTCAGCAGGAGTCGCGGCTGCGCGTCGCCGACAACACGGGTGCCAAGGAGATTCTGTGCATCCGCGTGCTCGGCGGGTCGTCGCGTCGCTATGCCGGTATCGGCGATGTCATCGTCGCCACCGTCAAGGACGCCATCCCCGGCGGCAACGTCAAGAAGGGTGATGTCGTCAAGGCGGTCGTCGTGCGCACCGTCAAGGAGCGCCGGCGCGCCGACGGTTCGTACATCAAGTTCGACGAGAACGCTGCTGTGCTGATCAAGGCGGACAACGATCCGCGTGGCACCCGCATCTTCGGCCCCGTCGGCCGTGAGCTGCGCGACAAGCGTTTCATGAAGATCGTTTCGCTGGCCCCGGAGGTGCTCTGA